One Dasypus novemcinctus isolate mDasNov1 chromosome 27, mDasNov1.1.hap2, whole genome shotgun sequence genomic window, gcctgatagctcacagctgaatttgggaagaaagcagagctgcCAAGACAGAGGGGAGGCCCAGAAAAAGACAACCCTAGCCtggttgtccacagctgagctccgggagaTGGTAgagtctggaggggaaggcagagaccatctCTGCCACGTGGCAGAAAGGTAAGGGTCACCAGtgctgacttcggtgagaaagcatccctgatggtgccttgatttggacatttcatgaccttgaaattgtaagcttttacccctaataaatttcccattacaaaagccaacccatttctgatactttgcatcggcagccctgtggCCAACTATGACAGCTGGGATAGATTTTCTGAGGCAGCTGTATATGGAGGCCTGTACACCCACCAGGGTGGGAGTTAACATGCTCGGCATTTGAACAATGGAACACTGAGGCCTCGGCTTGGGGGGAATGGGAAGCATGGTACAGATTCAGAGTACCTGGATGACTGGCATGTGGAAACAGCAACCTGGGACCAAGGGCTGGAAATTACTACAGGGAACTGTGTTCAGTGTGAGGGGGAACCTTCTAACAGAACTAGAAAAATGACGTGCTAAAGCATATTGAAACAGAGATTGAAAAATTATGTCAAGTATGTTTCAGAATTTAGAGGGACTTTCAATACCAGGTAGGAAGCTGTATTAGATTTCAAGTTTTAATAGCAATCTATGATTTATAAGGGTAATTTTTGTTAAATGTATAATAGTATCATCCTGATTAAATTCCCCATTAAGATTCTAAATTTGAGTAAGCATCATAGGGTTCTCAAATATAATTATGAACACATCTAGATTTTTAAGATATAAAGATATTCCTTCAAAGTATATATTCTTTAACTAGAATCACTACTATAATTGGTTGTATAAACATATTTACAAGGTAATAATAACAatgatttcaaagaaaattttagGTACTAGCCTTTCAATTTCTTTCCACTATAAAATAACGCACCCATGGTAGATAGAAAAATCCCTATTAGCAGTTGACTATAAATGTCAGCACCATTTATAGACATTTGCctgagtgatttaaaaaaaaaaataaaacagaaaaaaatccattaaatGCAAATGGTCTTAAGTCCTATTGAAATCATGCATATGCAGAATCACTGAAATTAAGTTACTCAGAATGCCTAAAATGGTGAATAAATTGGAGGGATGAACAATTAGTCATATATCAGAAAACTATTGAGATCACAATGTGTAAACAGAATATAGAAATCTTTGGTTCTGCAATCCTGTGGAAATAATTGGGCTAATTATCAGTCTTTGATAACTAATCTCTTTCTAAAATATGGCTTAACAATTGTTCCTtaagataaacagaaatttgCTTCATGTAAATTCTAGCCCTTGATTCTAGATTGCCCTCTAGAGCTGTCCCTTGGAAGACATTTCTGGGCCTTACACTTTCAATTCTAAATATGAGAAGTTTCCAGAATACTCCAATTAGACTGAGATGATCTCAAAGTAGaactatatatttatgtatatatttaatgatTGCATTATGTTTATTGCTTCCAAATCTCAAAACATAAGCAGATGCTTCCCTCTATATTTGACTGATTTTCAAATATACCTTGAGTTAAGCACACTGAACACATACTCAATTGCTCTTCTTGGTATCTGGGATAAATGCAATTATATTGCATGTGGTCTCCTTCAAAGAAGTAATATTTTAGCTTTCAAGGATAATGTGTAATAAATACTGCTGTGATAGAGccattctctttcccttccaataTCGAATTTGAGTGTTACGTGAATGAATATAATTTCAATAATGCAAATATCAAACTTCATACTAAGGGTATAGGTAAACAAAAGATGCTCTATATTTTAACTCAAGTTGGAGGATCATTCTAGAACTGTCTAGTAACTTAGAATTGATCTTATAGAAGTGTTAAGtgcaataattttatatttaatgccATGTATCTATTGTCTATTTTAGAAGACTTTGCAATACATAAGCCAAATTTAGTGGAGTAAGACAAATGATAAAGGTTTAGAaatattaaacaatttttttccaCAGGATTACAGCAATTTGGAAAATGTCCCTTACAGACAGGAAAAATAGCTCCTCCTAGGGGTACTGAGGGGCACTGAAAATTGCATTTCAGAGATCCAGAATGGAGGTAGGACAAGGCCAGAATGATATGCATGGTTCTTGTACAGTGAAGCCACAGTCATTGGCAAGACCAGAAAGATATAAATAATCAGCTTAGTTACTGATTCTGTCATGTATTTGAATTTCTTAAGGACTGTGAAGTCATGGAACCATTTTTGAATAAGGCAGATAGATCCAATGAAAAGTGCTACCTTTACAAGCAGATGCAAAATCAAACAATGAGAGCAGACAGTAATGGAGCCAAGTCCAGCTATGGTGCcaaggaaaaagaacaggaaatagAGGAAGAGTTAATGGGGTTTGATGGTGAAAAGCACAAAGGTATAATTATAAAGAGATGACAATATGTTAAAATGATTAACAAGTAACCCACAGCAACTGTAGAAATTAAGGCAAATAACCTGTGGATTAGAAAATGTATTTAATCAGATGCTGAGGGAGCCAAGGGATTGAAATAACAAGGATATTTCTGGAAATATTACCGTAAATCAGTGGCAGTgaaaagaatgatgaaaatgaaGATGATGAAACAATAGAGTCAAAATCTGGAAGAGATtagatttgttttagtttcccctTTGTAGAAAAGATGAACAATTCCTAGAGTTGGTGTTTAaagcaatatttattttaaacatattctaaattatttatatatgcttAAAGTAACAGTTCAGTAAATCCATATATAGGTCACCTACTTTGTCTTTCTCAAACAATTTGTTTTCAAAGCCACGCACCATgcacctcacacacacacacacacaaacttccattaaattttttcttaaagacacgcacatacacacacaggaaAGGGCTGAGCCAACCAGTCATGTGCTTATGTAGAGAGGAAGGCCACCAGTTCTACAGGATACTTTTAACTATCATCTGATTAGGGACAGTCCCTGATTTTGGAAATTGCATGATAATATAGTTTAATATTCTATtctattatgaaaaatatatttgaaacttATGATCGCATACATTTATACGTtaaaataaatggatttttatCTAGGTATATTTCCACTGAGGAACATAGTCTAAAGAATATGTACATTTACACAGATTAATACATACTGCAAAGCATAGGAAGCTCTATTTGGTTCTAGAAAAATCTAATCTACacatttcctgagatttaaaTCTGGGGTCTTAAAACCTGAaatgattataattttaaaaactgattaaAGAAATGTATCTTATTGCAAGGCAGTAAGTTGAAAACAAGGATGACTGACAATCTTGCATTTTTTGGGTTAAAGATGTTTAAACATTTGAACAGATACATGTTGCAAATTCTATTAATACCAAAGCCCCAggtatttttattaaattcagaaaGTAATTCACTCTGAATAATTTACCAAAGTAGTAAACCAACATGATGTTTTATGTAGTATATATCATCACAGAAAATTGGTATGGTATTAACTTAAATCCTCAAGTTTCTTATTGGAACTTAAATTTGTACACTTAAGAAATGCAACGGTAATGATCCACATATGGAAAGGTAAGATTTTCTACATCCTCAATTATATTGGAACCTGGCAATGATACAGACAAATTATTTTAGGACAGTCATCCTGGAATCTAAGGCCATTTAGTGGCATACATGTTAAGATAAACTCAGGTCAAGTATAATTTACTACtactaattaaattattttactaaCCTTGGTAGAAAATCAGTAGTAAGAGAGGCATAACACTCTTAGAGACTGAAACCAATTGACAACTTAGACCTAATAGAATTAgcaattttaaagcattttagtAACTGCCGTTGGCATTATGTTATTATAACATGGTACTGTATGTGCTTAATGAAGAgatgaatcattttttaaaagttgcactGTTTAGTGTATGGTTTAGAAGGCTAGGGCAATATATTGCATACTAGAAGTTTTTAACCAAAAACTGGTAAAAGAAAAGCAGTGCTTCAAAGTTAACTACTATCGAAAAGAGGAACTCCAGAGTTCTTATACCCACAGTAACAAAGTAGGATTCTCACTCCTTTCTAATTTTCTcactttttataatataaagcatAAATAATCCATTATTATTATCTCAAGAAATTTCTTTCATCTATATAGTACAAATCTGTaaactttgatttgtttttaCTAGCCTTTACAgataaagtactttaaaaaatcaaagcatCAAAGCCTATGGCTTTTATTTACATATGAAAATACTTCTAAGAAACTCTGGGCTCCTCAAAGATTaaattatattgtttaatttttggtataatgtattttgtattttaagtttctgggaactcttaattcatgtatggtttatatatttatttatatagtaatTCTCTAATAGCAGGAACATTATATTCAAGACATAAAGACCTCGTTAGTCATTATGATTAACAAATTAACTATGTCTAGAACTGGAATAGGGTTAGACTGCGCAAGCACTTACTACTTTTAGAAATGTTGAGAAAACCATGGGTCCCTGTATTTATTGAACTGAACTACCTGGCAGTAAAATTCAGTTAAGGCTCTTGGCATTGGTGAAACTTCTTCCCACTCAGACCTGCTACTGTGGTAGACCTGTACTTCATCTGTGATTTCATCTGGTGCATAATCTCCACCTAATATGTAAATTTTATCCTCAATTCCAACTGCACCTGCATTAAAGCCTGCACATTCAAAAGATCCTTCACCCTTCCAAACGCAAGTATCTGGACAAAAACTATAAACCTTATAGGTGGAAAGGTCACATATATACAACGTGTAATTTACTGGTACTGCTTTAATTAGTGTTGCATGAAAAAATTGTCCAAACTCTGCTACTAGTTCAGACCACTGATCAGTAGTAGCATTGTATTTGAAAAAGCAGTCAAGAGATGGGTTAAAGGCATCGGTAATCTCTACTTCTGATCCAAGAACATAAATCACATTTTGGCATGCACTTGCTTCTGGATAGTATATGCCTCTGGGTAATGGGCTAACAGACACCCATTCTTTGGAAAGAGGATTGTAAGATTCAACATCTAAGAGACTTTTAATATCCTGAGATCCTCTAGTCTTTCCACCAATGACAAATAATCTATTGAGAGCCATAACTGATGTATGCATGGTTCTTGGTGTTTTCAGAGATGACACCAAGAAGAAATCATTTTTGACAGGACAATAGCACCAGGTTTCGTCAGTGGCATCATGATATGACTCAGCAATATGGAGCCTAACTGTTCTACAACACTTCCCTTTGCAACCACCTGTCAAGAATATTTTCTCTCCATAACTAGACAGACTAGATCCTGGCAAATCGGTCAGGTGTGACTGTGGCAGTATTTTCCACAAATTGGCTTTAATATTATAACAAAACGTATActgattttctccattttcctcAGTTTTgtgaacaaatatatatttttcagttgtGGATGGTCGCGCATCAGGGAAAAGTCCACCGGAACCTTGCACACACTTAACTGCATCCATAATTATGTCAAAGCAGTTTGTGTTTTTGAGTAAACACTCTTCACTGAGCAGACAGTTTTGAAGTGTCTCCTCAGATAACTGATGTAGTCTTACTTTTTTAATCAAAAGAGGCAGATACTTTTGCCTTGACTCTAAGTTATGTTTAGTCCAACTAAGGACCACTTTCAGTACAGTTTCTTCTTCAGGAACATTTAATTCATCTGATTCCAGACATTTTTGCAGTACTCCAAAATTCATCTCTAAGAAATCACTGgatttaaataataaagaaaagtgaTGTTGTACAAAGTATAATGCATGATCAAACAAACGGGGAGAACCATAGCTATCTGAAATAGATAATAATTGTAAGCAATTAACAAGATcaatactttttattaaaaagtcACTGCAAGCTTTGGacaggaaggaaacttgaagaaatgatgacaactggaagaacatttccaCATTATCACCTGTTATCTTTGTTTTTCCAGTATAGGCATAATCAAGAAATGCTTTTACTGCTTTGGAGGATAAATTAGTGATGGTAACACTTCCATCATCTCTTTCTTTCATGTTTACTTCAAACATAGCCCTGCAAAaataaagaacacagaagaacaagtAAACAGGAATATTTGTTTCCATAGTTATTTTCAATATTTGACCTTAGAGATTCCCTTTACCCTTAGGTTGATTTAAAATTAAGATTAAAGTTTTAACAGAATATATTTTAAGAGCATCCTAATAAACTATTTTAATATCTAGAATTATATATCAAATTATCATGTCAGAAAACATACGTATAACTCCCATATTGCAAAATACATATATCATAGCTCAGCTGCAGCAACTGATCTAACCCCATGTGGTAAAGTTGACAGAATCTAAGAATTTGGGAATTTCTTTGGCTCCATTTaagcaaaaatataaattactgggAAATATTTGGGCAGGAGAGTAAACTATTTACTATCGGTTTAGTAAGAACAATATGCCATCCACCTTTGTACTAACTTCATATTCAGTTATTCACTTTTATACTTATAAACAAAGCCAGGATGGTGGTTGACAGTGGAAGAGCAAATGGAGATTAAGATTAAGGTGGGCAGAGCTACAACAGAGAACCAAGGACAGTTACTGAGCACTAGTTCTGGCTTAATCCTGGTTTGTATTTGTGACACTGTTGTCCAGAACATCTTGGAAGCATTAACTCTGGGTGTCCAAGTACTCTAGGGGGAAACCGATTTACTGGAGTCCACTCTAAAGGGTACTTAAAACTATTAAAGAGGGAGTAGCATCCacctaaaaaatatgaggtgcatTCTGAATAAGGAATACTCcttaggaaaaggaaggaagacaaACTGCCTTCCCACTAGGCTACTCAACACAAACATAAAGAAAGcgctttaaaaattatataactttcaataaaatgcatattaatttagaaagattaaCTTGTGACAACAATTATACTAGATTATTAAGCTATCAATAGTCACTTTAGGGTAACAGTAAGGCATGGCTTCTAGAGCCTCACTGCCACataatagctgtgtgaccttaggcaggTTACTTAACTTCACTGTGCTTCAAATTATTCATCTGAAAATGGGGATACTGAAAGTAACTATCTCATGGGTTGTTGAGAggaataaagtagatacaaaacATTAACAGtttttatcataattttttaagaaagtgAATGTTTTCTATTAGTTCTGAGTATTTTTAAGTTTACCATTAGCTTCCACATTTTGAGAAAACAACACATGTAAGCTCTTATTTCTATACTTCATCCTACCATCTTTAGGGAATCCAGTTAATATCTATTTCAACTTTacaatattttcataaaaatatagtatatgtgtgattctttttcaatttgtttccAATGACCTTACACCTCaatcaaaattttcattttccaaaaacatTGTAAAGAGCATTTGACACGCATGGTATACTTtccacaatttttattttctatttttttcaatattccaAAGAGTTTAATCATAACACAAAATCAATTAGTGGTCTTCTCATACAAGACTGTAAATTGAAGAATTTCTATCtacatttaaacatatttttatgtgaACTGTGTCACCATTTagcaaaatattatatataattgagAAGCTAGGTTATTATAAACTGAAAATATGTTACTTAAAAACaggtagaaaatttaaaaagtatattttttgttTACACTATTTTggttgtttatattattttaacaaaatagtttttattttatttttatttttttaagggtaTAATCcaggacttttatttttttttgtctttattttttaatattacattaaaaaaatattaggtccccatatacctcccaccccctaaaatagtttttaattaagaaaattaaaagccaACTCATAAAAGGCCAGGAATTAAGATGTACAAAGGACAATGGACAAAGATTATGTGCGgatatatttaattaataaataacttCAACAAGAACACTTTGAATTCAAATGTTTACATgaacctctctttttttttagcataGAAATATTATAGGAAAATCATGCTCTGTGTTCACAGCATGTTATTTCTACTTTTTGCAAGGTTTAGAAAGAATTatttatacattatttcattCACTTTTCATAATGACCCTCTAAGTTGGGTcctatttttattctaattttttcacaaatgaagaaaatgaggcctggagaggttaagtaacttaacTAAGATTACATAGCTAGTAAGTGAGAGAGTGGAAATTTAGATTTAGGGTGGCTGATTAAGAGGCCAAGTACTTAACCACTATAATGCCCAGATTCCTGTGATGAGGGGGCAAAATGAAGGGTAAGGTGGCAGAGAGGAGTCACATGGAAGAAAACCTGGATTAGAAGAGAGGTGAAAAGGAAGGGGTGGAACCCAACAGGGGCAGAACACGGAACAATAAGAGTCTTGGTAGAATTCAAAGAACAACTTAGGTTACCCATGAGTGGAAAGAGAAAACATATATGAAGACATATATTCTAATTAGGCAAACAGCTAGTTAAGGATTGTTACAGCCTCCTGGCTCCACATAGGAAACAGATATagcattgagccacatccatatTCAAAGCACAAAACATTACAGCAGTGGGTATTTAGCAAGTGATAGATAAtatattgtttttgctcaatgaagtataacctataaaattttcTGTAGAAGGCACTAAGTGTGAGTTCTAATTAGACTTTGGCAGCAAAATCAGGGTTAAATTAAGGACTAAAAAACAGTGTAAGATAATTTGCATCTaggtatttctatttttttaaaccttatatttatcaagtttatttcttaGGGATTTTTTTACCTATAGCCGATATATTCATTGAGTTTATTTGAGAATGTACATCTATTTCCTGCTTACCTTGAATTAACACTGCattaaaaattgaacaaaatacGAAAACCTGCAGTTAGGACTTTAGTTTACTGCAGCATGACTAAGAGGGCTGAAGGCCAGGGCGTTACCAGGTCCTGTCTGCCTGCTAACCACCAGGCCTCACACAGCGGTAGTACCTTAGACAGTTACTGCAGTATTACCGCCATATAACGGACCCTTAACCTTGAAAAATCAGAAATATGCTGTCATCACAGTGGATTCTGGCAGGGTCATGACTAGGACATTCCCTGCGGGTGACAGGTTACGGAGAAACAGAACAAGGCAAGGAGTTAGCCCATCTTGAGAAATGCTCCTTAGCTAAGAGGGCTTTTCCCTATTCTAGTAACACCTGAGCCAAAGGGATGAGATGCCTTTAAGTCCTCTGGATGGGAGCCCCTTTCCCCTGGATAAAATATGGACAGACACAGCCAAAAGTGATATTCCTCTCAGACTCTACTTTTTCTTTGAACTTTGTGTCCAATTTTGATCGaccattcttttcctctctttctaagTGATACAGTGTGGGGATCCCCAAAGTACAACTGAACCtagattaaaaacaattttttttccagaaatttcaAAGGACTAATGTTAGAAttttagggaaaataaaaaatgctgACTTGGAAAGATCTAAACCTTAAAAAGGATAGTGTTAAATTATCATACTCAAAAATCACTAATCTTTGTTCTaattagctttttaaaagaaagaaaaaaacacaaaaattactGTTGTGTGCTCCTGTGGGGGAGAAATTGAGTGtcgttaaaaaaattattcatattACAAAATCTGAGGCAAAGATGAGGTACAGTACCTGAAAAAGTCACTGCATGCTGCTAATACACAACGATGACATGGGATTATTTCATCTTTCATGattattttgaaatcataaaaGACATTTTGTTCTCGAAAATTCTGTAGTACACTTAAGATTTTCTGCCCATGATCTTCTGACACAAGGAAACTGTTTTTCTTCTCAGGTAGAATTCCATTACATGAGTTTTGTTGATTGGAATCATATGAATTATCCATAGTCAGTTCCCACTGttttaaaaactagaataaaaaaaaatcactcatgtAGTCAAGTCCTAATGAAATTTTCTCTAAAATTTGTCCTCTTAGTATCAATTAtacagaaatgctttctcacatgataaacatctttttaaaagaaaaggtttAACTTACAGAGGCTATAATATGAAGTTGAGACGTCTAAATCTTTATGAAATCTTAAATTTCAAAGAATGATTTGATCTGAGCTTCCAAATGATCCAATTCCTGTGTTCTCTGAGGCAGGACACGGTGATGTTGTCCTATGGCTGTGTGAATAAAAGGTTAACTCTAGACCTGGGCTATGTAAGCCTACCTGAAAATAATCTTGGTGTCCCATAGCACTGTTTCCTTGGAAAGAGCAGAGTTAAGATAAATGGGGAATGTTGTCTTTGGCTCTGACAGTAATTGTGTGGAATTCCACGTGGGATGGGGTAGCTATGCCTGGGCAAGTGGGCCTTGGGCCTACCCAAGAGTGATATGAAAATTTAGCGGGTAAAAGGGTTTGTGGCTTTTATACGTCATTGTGAACCCTTCCTCTACCGTCCCATCTGCACCTCTGCCACTCACCTGCCACAGAAACACACAGACATACAGACACAGACACTCACACACCCCTTACTTCTCATCTAGGGCGGCACTACATTTCTCACCGATCTGGATAAGGGAGCAAAAGAAGCTTTGTGTTCTGGCAATTGGCAGGTTTCCCAGTGagaatatgggaaaaatatgcTCTAACTGTATCTCTTGCCTTTCAAACTTCTATAAAGTTATGTAAAAGTAGTATTAAAGCCTCTTTGTGTCTCATGAATCTGATCTCCAATGAGAATCCATAACCAAACCTGTGCTGCTGTAGCCTGCTACATAGAAGATCTGTTGCTCAGACCAAAAGCTGGACACTGGAGAAGTAGTTCCAGCGGTCTGTAACACCAATCAAAGCTCCATTCTAAGACTGAGGCAACCTACTACTGCATTGTCCAATATGTAACCACTAACCACAtttggctacttaaatttaaattactcaaaattaaataacattaaaaattcagttgcttgaatgaaaataaaaatataaccaaTCAAAATTAGTGGAATGCTGCTAAAGCAATGTTGGGAAAACAATTTGTAGCATTATATGCTTATGTCAGAAAAGAATAAAGTTCTCACATTAATCATCTAAGCTCGCACCGAAAGGcactagaaaaaaggaaaaaaataaactcattGCAAGCAGAAGGagcaaaatgataaaaagaggaaatctataaaactgaaaacaaaacaaacgagaaaaatcaatgaaacaaggAGCTTGTTCTTTAAAAGATCAAGAAAATGGACAAACTTTTAGAAGGATGGACAAAAAAGAGGGGCAACACAAATTACTAATGTTAGTAATAAAACAGTTTACCACTACAGACATCAAAATGATAAAACACTACAAATAACTATATGCATGTAAATTTGATaacagatgaaatggaaaaatatctcaaaaaatacAAACTACCCTAACTCAATATTGAAATAATTTGATCAGTATCATAACtataaaggaaattaaatttataattaaaaatctcCTGCAAAAGAAATCTCCAAGCCCAGATAGCTTCACTGGAAAAGTCTACCAACTGTTTAAAggaaaattaacataaaattgTATAAAATCTCCTCTAAAGAATAGGAGAGAACACTTTCCCGCAATTTATAAAGACAGTATTATTGTGATACCAAACTTAGATAAAGACAGtacaaatagacaaaaaaaagaatgagtatcacaaatatagatgcaaaaaatctaaacaaaatattagtaaatagaattcagcaatgtataaaaagaattatacagtatGACTAAACAGAGTTTATTCCAgggatgcaaggctggttcaatattcAGAAATCAATTAACCTACCCTTTTaataagctaaagaagaaaaaccagaTGATCATAtcgattgatgcaaaaaaggcattaaacaaaattcaacatcctttcATGAAAAACTTTCAGCAAACAACGAATAGAgggggaacttcctcaacttaaTAAAGGgaatatctaaaaaaaaattctacaggaAACATCATATCACGGTGAAAGACTTTTTCcaataagatcaggaacaaggagaGGATGTTGGATCTTACTACTGCTACACATCATGGTACTGGAAGGTCTAGCCAGTATAgcatggcaaaagaaaaaaacacaaaagacacaCACATTGGAAGGGAGCAATAAAACTGTCTccatttgtagatgatatgatggTCAATGTAGAAAATACCAAGgaatcacaaagaaaaaaatatgcatgGAACTAtcaagttcagcaaagtcacaggatACAATTCAACATACATAAAATCAACTGTATTTCTCTATACTAGAAATGAACacatggaaataaaaattaaagatgcaataccatttacaattgcttaaaaagaaaaatagagaaatatttaGATGTAAATCTTACATGTACAGGACTTTTCTGCTGAAATCTACAAATTGCTGATGAAATAAATTAA contains:
- the KBTBD3 gene encoding kelch repeat and BTB domain-containing protein 3, whose amino-acid sequence is MDNSYDSNQQNSCNGILPEKKNSFLVSEDHGQKILSVLQNFREQNVFYDFKIIMKDEIIPCHRCVLAACSDFFRAMFEVNMKERDDGSVTITNLSSKAVKAFLDYAYTGKTKITGDNVEMFFQLSSFLQVSFLSKACSDFLIKSIDLVNCLQLLSISDSYGSPRLFDHALYFVQHHFSLLFKSSDFLEMNFGVLQKCLESDELNVPEEETVLKVVLSWTKHNLESRQKYLPLLIKKVRLHQLSEETLQNCLLSEECLLKNTNCFDIIMDAVKCVQGSGGLFPDARPSTTEKYIFVHKTEENGENQYTFCYNIKANLWKILPQSHLTDLPGSSLSSYGEKIFLTGGCKGKCCRTVRLHIAESYHDATDETWCYCPVKNDFFLVSSLKTPRTMHTSVMALNRLFVIGGKTRGSQDIKSLLDVESYNPLSKEWVSVSPLPRGIYYPEASACQNVIYVLGSEVEITDAFNPSLDCFFKYNATTDQWSELVAEFGQFFHATLIKAVPVNYTLYICDLSTYKVYSFCPDTCVWKGEGSFECAGFNAGAVGIEDKIYILGGDYAPDEITDEVQVYHSSRSEWEEVSPMPRALTEFYCQVVQFNKYRDPWFSQHF